A genomic segment from Torulaspora delbrueckii CBS 1146 chromosome 3, complete genome encodes:
- the RGR1 gene encoding Rgr1p (similar to Saccharomyces cerevisiae RGR1 (YLR071C); ancestral locus Anc_8.15): MTTELDLEKMLDGKGATGNVGTKEMPKNDELDGVIPNGKRTNSKDIQVLQTPDSNARRVADPAVTPPPIPHVEINQVSLALIMRNLTVFTMKEISQYMKTNEHVNPQEPGSARKLRFLQLIIFMRNQFLKLYVLIKWCRTIKNNNFHTMIDLLNWFRVANAQVNNCIWALKSNVTAMSNAKLPNADLVTALEVLSLGRTNLPVHNFRMSGEDDPEAVAGGMKKIPPKLVLHRLRDLNLAVSLKIALIDFPPQFQNYVIKNGRIYITVAEEFEIQLATIDCHSPLFFVDLQFLFTDRNLPLNKLRTEKVINELLFKSAKPLLALHNFLHKYVLTLQLYMIHSELLDMESGGKFTGGNLVHRYDSKKSVISIKYWIHSKLGRRAKITIGVEKSTESLVLKWNNPIATQSRMPVRYTNILKNLESILDEIMFNHSYLIRADLLAKGVFQEDEESPDVLLFQVPTTCFSVAPIQLKIDLLSGVFYFKNPTALLLKYVSQINRAENAEDLTKVLHRLKLEKISHILRNMFEKTGWMCSRVIKLDQPIESQTATKNSSNALLQDDIFIRLPNWLANWYLILTVISSNTSCIVEKRIGKVASVKGKWQLVYLGKSTVTTSRLETMTYQKVLHLQKTIFHRVVNHMIIDSLNQLNIRNKICANDLASSTLPHYIADDSIANSNGECYTSIITLELESFLEGSKALNSILESSMFMKIDYSRSEIKLFGKFKCDTAMIKCKCDELLIHFVPDDALAFYLCEELTNLNFIGQYLTKFKQKLMQMVVLTDVVERLHRNFASEGFKIVALKPNEISFKYLKDSTDNQDCTISIITSDQTVENMTVQLSPSNPQHIIQPFIDKGHMDYHSIFNYLQFTSSLFIVFKTILSENQNSTNSYTMVSLGLHNLCEYQLLYHNPESGTKITVIVELKNVSHNRRKKIQFYIHFSDEEHVSTKSMAYPLVHQVRNQVFMLETRDNSVATGPRKYPHAIKLVDGISCDPSDVGPILLEIHNILRTDSNVVGSTPAMNGISSINPTTIPATATTL; the protein is encoded by the coding sequence CTCCTCCTCCTATACCGCATGTTGAAATCAACCAGGTATCACTTGCACTGATTATGCGGAATTTGACTGTATTCACCATGAAGGAAATTTCGCAGTACATGAAAACCAATGAGCATGTTAATCCTCAAGAACCGGGATCCGCAAGAAAGCTGCGTTTTCTACAGTTGATTATTTTCATGAGAAACCAGTTCCTGAAACTTTATGTGCTGATCAAATGGTGTCGAACTATTAAGAATAACAATTTTCACACGATGATTGACCTCTTAAACTGGTTCAGAGTCGCAAATGCACAAGTCAACAATTGTATATGGGCTCTTAAAAGTAACGTTACGGCTATGTCGAATGCAAAGTTACCGAATGCGGATTTAGTAACAGCGTTGGAAGTCCTGAGCCTTGGAAGAACTAATTTACCTGTGCATAACTTTAGAATGAGTGGTGAAGACGACCCTGAGGCAGTGGCTGGTGGTATGAAGAAGATTCCGCCAAAGCTTGTCTTGCATAGACTTAGAGATTTGAATTTAGCggtatctttgaagattgcGTTGATAGATTTCCCAccacaatttcaaaattatgtcatcaaaaatggtaGGATCTACATCACAGtcgctgaagaatttgagaTTCAGTTAGCTACAATTGACTGTCATTCGCCACTATTCTTCGTCGATTTGCAATTCCTCTTCACTGATCGTAATTTACCTTTGAATAAACTTCGAACAGAGAAAGTTATAAATGAgcttcttttcaagagCGCAAAGCCTTTGCTGGCGTTGCACAATTTCCTGCACAAGTACGTGCTCACTTTGCAACTCTATATGATTCACTCTGAGCTACTGGATATGGAAAGTGGCGGCAAGTTTACTGGGGGAAATCTTGTGCACAGATATGATTCGAAGAAAAGTGTTATTTCAATCAAGTATTGGATTCATAGTAAGTTGGGTCGGAGAGCAAAGATTACTATTGGTGTCGAGAAGTCGACAGAGAGTCTGGTCTTGAAATGGAATAACCCGATCGCTACACAATCAAGGATGCCCGTTAGATATAccaatattttgaaaaatcttgaatCCATCCTAGACGAAATCATGTTCAATCATTCTTATCTTATTAGAGCAGACCTTTTGGCAAAAGGTGTATTCCAAGAGGACGAAGAGAGCCCtgatgttcttcttttccaagttcCAACAACGTGCTTCTCCGTCGCTCCAATACAGTTGAAAATTGACTTGCTCAGCGGAGTATTTTATTTCAAGAACCCCACAGCTTTATTACTGAAGTATGTCAGCCAGATCAACCGTGCAGAAAATGCTGAAGATTTGACTAAAGTCTTACATCGACTGAAGTTAGAAAAAATAAGTCATATCTTGAGAAACATGTTTGAAAAAACTGGTTGGATGTGTAGCAGGGTCATTAAGCTCGACCAACCCATCGAATCACAGACAGCAACCAAGAATTCTAGTAATGCACTTTTGCAAGATGATATCTTCATTCGTTTGCCGAATTGGCTGGCCAACTGGTATTTGATACTCACGGTTATATCATCCAATACTTCATGCATTGttgagaagagaattggCAAGGTAGCATCCGTCAAGGGCAAATGGCAACTCGTTTACCTGGGTAAATCAACTGTAACCACCTCAAGATTAGAAACTATGACTTATCAGAAAGTGTTACATTTACAAAAGACTATTTTCCATAGGGTTGTCAATCATATGATCATCGATTCGTTAAATCAGTTGAATATCAGGAACAAAATTTGTGCCAATGATTTGGCCTCTTCAACTCTACCGCATTACATTGCAGATGACAGTATCGCAAATAGCAATGGAGAGTGCTACACATCGATAATCACGCTCGAGTTGGAGTCATTCTTGGAAGGATCAAAAGCTCTAAATAGCATACTGGAGAGCTCAATGTTCATGAAAATTGACTATTCGCGCTCAGAGATTAAATTGTTTGGTAAGTTCAAGTGTGATACCGCAATGATTAAATGCAAGTGCGACGAATTACTGATCCATTTTGTACCAGATGACGCTCTAGCATTCTACCTTTGCGAAGAACTCACGAATTTAAATTTCATCGGTCAATACTtgaccaaattcaagcaaAAACTAATGCAAATGGTGGTATTAACCGACGTAGTGGAAAGATTACACAGAAACTTCGCATCCGAAGGTTTTAAGATCGTTGCGTTGAAGCCAAATGagatatctttcaaatacCTAAAGGACAGCACAGACAATCAAGATTGTACTATAAGCATAATAACAAGCGACCAAACGGTCGAAAACATGACGGTTCAGCTATCGCCGTCTAATCCGCAGCACATCATACAACCGTTCATCGACAAGGGCCACATGGACTACCACTCCATCTTCAACTACTTGCAATTTACCTCTTCGCTCTTTATTGTTTTCAAAACGATTCTCTCCGAGAACCAAAACAGCACCAATAGTTACACAATGGTAAGTCTCGGCCTACACAACTTGTGCGAATATCAATTACTTTACCATAATCCAGAGTCGGGCACCAAAATTACGGTTATCGTCGAGCTCAAGAACGTATCGCACAACAGGCGCAAGAAAATTCAGTTCTACATTCATTTCTCTGACGAAGAGCACGTCTCTACAAAATCTATGGCATACCCATTAGTGCATCAAGTACGCAACCAGGTCTTTATGCTCGAAACCAGGGACAACAGTGTCGCTACAGGTCCTCGCAAATACCCTCATGCAATCAAACTCGTCGACGGTATATCGTGCGATCCATCAGATGTGGGACCTATCCTATTAGAGATTCACAATATCCTCAGAACCGATAGCAACGTTGTTGGCTCTACGCCTGCAATGAACGGCATTTCCTCTATCAATCCCACGACTATTCCCGCGACCGCAACCACTCTGTGA
- the XYL2 gene encoding D-xylulose reductase XYL2 (similar to Saccharomyces cerevisiae XYL2 (YLR070C); ancestral locus Anc_8.16): MASQEAVVLEKKELIQIESRPIPEIKNPHDVKIQIKATGICGSDVHYFTQGSIGDFVVKSPLVLGHESAGVVVEVGDAVSSVKVGDRVAVEPGVPSRYSKETMSGHYNLCPHMAFAATPPYDGTLVKYYLSPEDFVYKLADHISFEEGAVVEPLSVAVHANRLANTAFGQAVLVLGAGPVGLLAGAVAKAFGATDVVFVDIFESKLEKAKQFGATRTVLFKPDSDENDLVSLVTKSLGGLHPDVVFECSGAEKCIRAAVKSVKRGGTFVQVGMGKDNINFPINEFSQKEATFKGCFRYYEGDFDDAVKLLSTGKVNVKPLITKVFPFEQAVEAYKHNVEHAKDVTKTIITGPQ, from the coding sequence ATGGCCTCACAGGAAGCAGTagttttggaaaagaaggaacTCATCCAGATTGAATCTCGTCCAATTCCCGAGATCAAGAACCCTCACGACGTCAAGATTCAAATTAAGGCAACCGGTATCTGCGGTTCCGATGTGCATTATTTCACACAAGGATCAATTGGTGATTTTGTTGTAAAATCGCCATTGGTTTTGGGCCATGAGTCGGCTGGTGTGGTTGTAGAGGTTGGTGATGCAGTCTCGTCCGTTAAAGTCGGAGATCGTGTAGCTGTGGAACCCGGTGTGCCCAGCAGATACTCCAAGGAAACTATGTCTGGTCATTATAACTTATGCCCTCATATGGCTTTTGCTGCCACCCCACCATACGATGGGACTTTGGTTAAATACTACCTATCCCCAGAGGATTTCGTCTATAAGTTGGCGGATCATatttctttcgaagaaggTGCAGTTGTTGAACCACTGTCGGTTGCTGTCCATGCTAACCGTTTAGCCAACACTGCATTTGGCCAAGCCGTTCTAGTTTTGGGTGCAGGTCCTGTCGGGTTACTGGCAGGTGCAGTAGCCAAAGCGTTTGGTGCCACGGATGTGGTTTTCGTTGATATCTTTGAGTCAAAGCTCGAGAAAGCCAAGCAGTTTGGAGCTACTCGCACTGTTTTGTTTAAGCCAGACTCCGATGAGAATGATCTGGTCAGTCTCGTCACTAAATCACTAGGTGGTTTGCACCCTGACGTTGTCTTTGAGTGCTCTGGTGCTGAAAAGTGCATCAGAGCTGCTGTCAAATCGGTCAAGAGAGGAGGAACCTTTGTTCAAGTCGGTATGGGTAAGGACAATATTAACTTCCCCATCAATGAGTTCTCTCAAAAGGAAGCAACTTTTAAGGGCTGTTTCAGATACTACGAAGGTGATTTTGACGATGCTGTGAAGCTGCTTTCTACCGGTAAAGTCAACGTCAAGCCCTTGATCACCAAGGTTTTCCCATTCGAACAAGCGGTCGAAGCTTATAAGCACAATGTCGAACACGCCAAAGACGTTACAAAGACAATTATCACTGGGCCTCAGTGA